A part of Botrytis cinerea B05.10 chromosome 2, complete sequence genomic DNA contains:
- the Bccog5 gene encoding Bccog5 gives MTSADEENSYIDYETFLSPTFSPSSFANSLVLGTNNPTDTPLDLSTPLSRVLFDAQEINTHIDTLTTKSALPLLSHTQDQTASSQRIVQEIDSQVASLNDGYKRLEKEVLVRYETAEEVQTVASRLWETVRLGRVVARCLQLGRQLEIQLSEIGNTGAPVKVPGAKEDHKALVRCSNTLLNIRELFQKSGPGEEGYGLERIEVVRTLQTSIINPAERVVLSRSQQLIREFSMSNLSSISNTSTYAQTRDTKERTDSALKTLYLLSSTSGLNSKNAKKLKWEPDILVQSLQDYLRTALTSSLASLSRALATLPTLDRTLLEVSARCQNVLALESLLASMQPPAHPNLPSDDMAPANFLQPLLTSLETGSLPSYFWRTLAGGLTTKVQEIINKGGVSARTLRSNRNSVRDAIRECVVKGSRAPAGITALKGEKKADASWEREVAVMVGSVMGPLGR, from the coding sequence ATGACATCcgcagatgaagaaaactCTTATATCGATTACGAAACTTTCCTCTCACCCACATTCTCTCCCTCATCATTCGCAAACTCTCTAGTTCTGGGGACAAATAACCCTACCGATACACCCCTCGACCTCTCCACACCTCTCTCCCGTGTGCTATTCGATGCGCAAGAAATAAATACCCATATCGATACCCTCACAACGAAAAGCGCCCTTCCCCTCCTATCGCATACCCAAGATCAGACCGCGTCGAGTCAGAGGATTGTACAAGAGATAGATTCGCAGGTCGCAAGTCTCAATGATGGGTACAAACGACTCGAGAAGGAAGTTTTGGTACGATATGAAACCGCAGAGGAAGTCCAAACTGTCGCAAGTAGATTATGGGAAACCGTAAGGCTAGGCAGAGTAGTAGCACGATGTTTGCAATTGGGAAGACAACTCGAGATTCAGTTGTCTGAGATCGGAAATACGGGTGCGCCTGTTAAGGTTCCGGGTGCAAAGGAGGATCATAAAGCTTTAGTACGATGTTCGAATACACTACTGAATATACGAGAACTTTTCCAGAAAAGTGGCCCTGGGGAAGAAGGTTATGGTTTAGAGAGGATAGAGGTTGTGCGGACGCTTCAAACATCGATTATCAACCCCGCAGAACGAGTCGTGCTTTCCAGATCGCAGCAACTTATTCGCGAGTTTTCGATGAGCAATCTATCGTCCATCAGCAATACATCAACATATGCGCAGACCAGGGATACGAAAGAGCGCACCGATTCGGCTCTGAAAACTTTATACCTTCTATCCTCAACATCAGGGCTTAACAGCAAAAACGCAAAGAAATTAAAATGGGAACCAGACATCCTCGTTCAATCGCTTCAGGATTATCTCCGGACTGCTCTGACTAGCTCATTGGCATCTCTTTCTCGTGCTCTTGCTACACTTCCTACACTCGATCGAACTCTCCTCGAAGTATCCGCTCGATGCCAAAATGTTTTGGCGCTGGAATCACTACTTGCATCTATGCAGCCTCCGGCGCACCCAAATTTACCCTCAGATGATATGGCGCCAGCCAATTTTCTTCAGCCTTTGCTCACATCCCTAGAGACTGGTTCATTACCAAGTTATTTCTGGCGGACTTTAGCTGGCGGGTTGACCACAAAAGTACAagaaattatcaataaagGTGGTGTTAGCGCTAGAACATTGAGAAGTAATCGTAACAGTGTCAGAGATGCCATTCGAGAATGCGTCGTAAAAGGGAGCAGAGCACCAGCTGGAATCACTGCTTTGAAAGGCGAGAAAAAGGCAGATGCTAGCTGGGAGCGAGAAGTAGCGGTAATGGTTGGAAGTGTTATGGGTCCATTAGGCCGCTGA